From Pseudomonas sp. StFLB209, a single genomic window includes:
- a CDS encoding HAD family hydrolase: MIKLITFDLDDTLWDNAPAIAGAETLLRDWLIEHAPRLGPVPVEHLWEIRTRLINAEPGLKHRISALRRKVLFHALRDVGYDEDQALDLAERSFEAFLHGRHQVQVFPEVQPTLEILAKTYALGVITNGNADVRRLGLADYFRFVLCAEDLGIGKPDPAPFREALRRANCEADHAVHIGDHPDDDIGGAQRAGLKTIWFNPQGKVWEATHRPDAEIHNLSQLPEVLARWG; encoded by the coding sequence ATGATTAAGCTGATCACCTTCGACCTGGACGACACGCTCTGGGATAACGCCCCGGCCATTGCCGGCGCCGAAACCCTGCTGCGCGACTGGCTGATTGAACACGCACCGCGCCTTGGGCCAGTACCGGTCGAGCACCTGTGGGAAATCCGCACCCGGCTGATCAACGCCGAGCCCGGCCTCAAGCACCGGATCAGCGCCCTGCGCCGCAAAGTGCTGTTTCATGCCCTGCGCGACGTGGGTTACGACGAAGACCAGGCACTGGACCTGGCCGAGCGCAGCTTCGAAGCGTTTCTCCATGGCCGCCATCAGGTGCAGGTGTTCCCGGAGGTCCAGCCGACCCTGGAAATCCTTGCCAAGACCTATGCACTGGGCGTGATCACCAACGGCAACGCCGATGTGCGGCGCCTGGGCCTGGCCGACTACTTCAGGTTTGTGCTGTGCGCCGAGGACCTGGGCATCGGCAAACCCGACCCCGCACCGTTTCGCGAGGCGCTGCGCCGCGCCAACTGCGAGGCAGACCACGCGGTGCATATCGGTGACCACCCGGACGATGACATTGGCGGCGCCCAGCGCGCCGGGCTCAAAACCATCTGGTTCAACCCGCAGGGCAAGGTCTGGGAAGCCACCCATCGTCCGGATGCAGAGATCCATAACCTGTCGCAATTGCCCGAGGTGCTGGCTCGCTGGGGCTGA
- a CDS encoding DUF484 family protein, with product MTDQPPASTLVEQPSTADARLNPEAEAVIAYLLQHPEFFSEHDELLVSMRIPHQRGDSVSLVERQLKLLRERNIEMRHRLSQLMDVARDNDRLFEKTRRLNLTLMDAGSLEELIMAVEDSLRHDFQVPFVSLILFGDNGMPVGRWISSSEAQKAIGGLMGDKAVCGALRDHELAFLFGAEPAKEVGSTALVTLNHQGLHGVLAIGSRDPQHYKSSVGTLFLGYIGEVLSRLLPRFTHALRSVR from the coding sequence ATGACCGATCAGCCTCCAGCTTCAACCCTAGTCGAGCAGCCATCCACTGCGGATGCGCGGCTCAATCCTGAAGCGGAGGCGGTCATCGCCTACCTGCTTCAGCACCCGGAGTTTTTCTCCGAGCACGACGAACTGCTGGTAAGCATGCGCATCCCGCACCAGCGCGGCGACAGCGTGTCGCTGGTCGAACGCCAGCTCAAGCTGCTGCGCGAACGCAACATCGAGATGCGTCACCGGCTGTCACAGTTGATGGATGTCGCCCGCGACAACGACCGGCTATTTGAAAAGACCCGACGCCTGAACCTGACGCTGATGGACGCCGGCAGCCTCGAAGAGCTGATCATGGCCGTCGAAGACAGCCTGCGCCACGACTTTCAGGTGCCCTTTGTCAGCCTGATCCTGTTTGGCGACAACGGCATGCCAGTCGGCCGCTGGATCAGCAGCAGCGAAGCGCAGAAGGCCATCGGCGGGCTGATGGGCGACAAGGCTGTGTGCGGCGCACTGCGCGATCACGAGCTGGCATTTCTGTTCGGTGCCGAACCCGCCAAAGAAGTCGGCTCTACCGCGCTGGTGACCCTCAATCATCAGGGCCTGCATGGCGTGCTGGCCATCGGCAGCCGTGACCCGCAGCATTACAAGAGTTCCGTGGGCACGCTGTTTCTAGGCTATATCGGCGAAGTGCTGAGCCGTCTGTTGCCGCGCTTCACTCATGCCTTGCGCTCGGTGCGCTGA
- the xerC gene encoding tyrosine recombinase XerC has product MEQQLQAYCEHLRSERQVSPLTLLAYRRDLDKVLAFCQKQALGDWSALDIALLRSFIARQHQQGQSSRSLARLLSAVRGLYQYLNREGLCQHDPAGGLAPPKGERRLPKALDTDRTAQLLDGAVEDDFLARRDQAIMELFYSSGLRLSELTGLDTDQLDLADGLVQVLGKGSKTRVLPIGSKARQALDEWLKLRALANPRDNAVFISQQGKRLGQRAVQVRLKAAGERELGQNLHPHMLRHSFASHVLESSQDLRAVQELLGHADISTTQIYTHLDFQHLATVYDSAHPRAKRKGNAHD; this is encoded by the coding sequence TTGGAACAGCAACTGCAAGCCTACTGCGAGCATCTGCGCAGTGAGCGTCAGGTGTCACCGCTCACCCTGCTGGCTTATCGCCGCGACCTGGACAAGGTCCTGGCCTTCTGCCAGAAACAGGCGCTCGGCGACTGGAGCGCTCTGGACATTGCGTTGCTGCGCAGCTTTATCGCCCGCCAGCATCAGCAAGGCCAGTCTTCACGCAGCCTGGCGCGCCTGTTGTCGGCCGTGCGCGGGCTGTATCAGTATCTGAACCGTGAAGGCCTGTGCCAGCACGACCCGGCGGGCGGCCTGGCGCCCCCCAAAGGCGAACGGCGACTGCCCAAGGCCCTTGACACCGACCGTACAGCGCAACTGCTCGATGGCGCGGTGGAAGACGATTTTCTGGCCCGTCGCGATCAGGCCATCATGGAGTTGTTCTACTCCTCAGGCCTACGCCTCTCGGAGTTGACCGGCCTGGACACCGACCAGTTGGACCTTGCCGATGGCCTGGTACAAGTGCTGGGCAAAGGCAGCAAGACCCGGGTTCTGCCAATCGGCAGCAAGGCGCGTCAGGCGCTGGACGAGTGGCTCAAGCTGCGCGCCCTGGCCAACCCGCGCGACAACGCGGTGTTCATCAGCCAACAGGGCAAACGCCTGGGCCAGCGCGCGGTGCAGGTGCGCCTCAAGGCCGCCGGCGAGCGCGAACTGGGCCAGAATTTGCACCCGCACATGCTGCGCCACTCCTTCGCCAGCCACGTGCTGGAGTCCTCCCAGGACCTGCGTGCGGTGCAGGAGCTGCTCGGCCATGCCGACATCAGCACCACGCAAATCTACACTCATCTGGACTTCCAGCACCTGGCCACCGTGTACGACAGCGCCCATCCACGGGCCAAACGCAAAGGCAATGCCCATGATTAA
- a CDS encoding secondary thiamine-phosphate synthase enzyme YjbQ, whose protein sequence is MWQQSVVTLRERSRGFHLVTDEIVAGVSGLRECRVGLLHLWLQHTSASLTVNENADPAVRRDFERFFNRLVPQGVAGFEHNDEGPDDLPAHFKASLLGCQLILPVTAGRLALGTWQGVYLGEHRDRGGARRVLATLQGERE, encoded by the coding sequence ATGTGGCAGCAATCAGTGGTCACCCTGCGAGAGCGGTCGCGCGGGTTTCACCTGGTCACCGATGAGATCGTTGCCGGCGTGTCCGGGCTACGGGAGTGTCGGGTCGGATTGCTGCATCTGTGGTTGCAACATACCTCGGCGTCGTTGACCGTCAACGAAAACGCCGACCCGGCTGTGCGTCGTGACTTCGAGCGATTTTTCAACCGCCTGGTGCCTCAGGGTGTGGCGGGCTTCGAACACAACGATGAAGGTCCTGATGACCTGCCGGCGCACTTCAAGGCCAGTTTGCTAGGCTGCCAGTTGATTTTGCCGGTGACGGCCGGACGTTTGGCGCTGGGTACATGGCAAGGTGTTTATCTCGGTGAGCATCGTGATCGCGGTGGTGCTCGCCGGGTCCTGGCCACCCTTCAGGGTGAGCGGGAATAG
- the lysA gene encoding diaminopimelate decarboxylase, whose amino-acid sequence MDAFNYRDGELFAEGVALSAIAERFGTPTYVYSRAHIEAQYNAYADALNGMPHLVCFAVKANSNLGVLNVLARLGAGFDIVSRGELERVLAAGGRADKIVFSGVGKSRDDMRRALEVGVHCFNVESTEELERLQLVAAELGVRAPVSLRVNPDVDAGTHPYISTGLKENKFGIDIVQAEDVYVRASQLPNLEVVGVDCHIGSQLTTLEPFIDALDRLLDLVDRLGDCGIHLRHIDLGGGLGVRYRDEEPPLAQDYIQAVRKRLEGRDLGLVFEPGRFIVANAGALLTRVEYLKHTEHKDFAIVDAAMNDLIRPALYQAWMDVSAVQPRDSATRPYDIVGPICETGDFLAKDRELALAEGDLLAVRSAGAYGFVMSSNYNTRGRAAEVLVDGNQAHEVRRRETLTELFAGESLLPE is encoded by the coding sequence ATGGACGCTTTCAACTACCGCGACGGCGAGCTGTTCGCGGAAGGCGTGGCGCTGTCTGCCATCGCCGAACGTTTCGGCACACCGACCTACGTTTATTCGCGCGCGCACATCGAGGCGCAGTACAACGCCTATGCCGACGCCCTGAACGGCATGCCGCACCTGGTCTGCTTTGCAGTCAAAGCCAACTCCAACCTGGGCGTGCTCAACGTGCTGGCCCGCCTGGGCGCCGGCTTCGACATCGTTTCGCGCGGTGAACTCGAACGCGTTCTGGCGGCTGGCGGGCGGGCTGACAAGATCGTCTTCTCCGGCGTGGGCAAGAGCCGCGACGACATGCGCCGGGCGCTGGAAGTCGGCGTGCACTGCTTCAACGTCGAGTCCACTGAAGAGCTGGAGCGCCTCCAACTGGTGGCCGCCGAGCTGGGCGTACGCGCGCCGGTATCGCTGCGGGTCAACCCGGACGTCGACGCGGGCACCCACCCTTACATTTCCACGGGCCTGAAAGAGAACAAGTTCGGCATTGATATTGTTCAGGCCGAAGACGTCTACGTCCGCGCCTCGCAGTTGCCGAACCTGGAAGTGGTCGGCGTCGACTGCCATATCGGCTCGCAGCTGACCACCCTGGAACCGTTCATCGACGCACTGGACCGCCTGCTGGATCTGGTCGACCGGCTGGGTGATTGCGGTATCCACTTGCGCCATATCGACCTGGGCGGTGGCCTGGGCGTGCGTTATCGCGATGAAGAACCGCCGCTGGCCCAGGATTATATCCAGGCGGTGCGCAAGCGCCTTGAAGGCCGTGACCTGGGCCTGGTATTCGAGCCAGGCCGTTTCATTGTCGCCAACGCCGGCGCCTTGCTGACCCGTGTCGAGTACCTCAAGCACACCGAGCACAAGGACTTTGCCATTGTCGATGCGGCAATGAACGACTTGATCCGCCCGGCCCTGTATCAGGCCTGGATGGACGTTTCGGCGGTGCAGCCGCGTGACAGCGCGACCCGTCCTTACGACATCGTCGGCCCGATCTGCGAAACCGGCGATTTCCTCGCCAAAGACCGCGAGCTGGCCCTGGCTGAAGGCGACCTGCTGGCCGTACGCTCGGCAGGCGCCTATGGTTTTGTCATGAGTTCGAACTACAACACCCGTGGCCGCGCCGCCGAGGTGCTGGTCGATGGCAATCAGGCGCATGAAGTGCGCCGCCGCGAAACCCTGACCGAGTTGTTCGCCGGCGAAAGCCTGCTGCCGGAGTAA
- a CDS encoding TIGR02647 family protein, with protein sequence MSYTPELVAELEILALFNLDNTLEGLKIHHVAAPSAIAAAQRLNEKGLTTQVDGGYLTSLGLEAARHAQALLTILNVSRKAA encoded by the coding sequence ATGTCTTATACCCCTGAGCTGGTTGCTGAACTGGAAATCCTTGCCCTGTTCAACCTGGACAACACCCTTGAAGGCCTCAAGATCCATCACGTTGCAGCCCCCAGCGCTATTGCCGCTGCACAGCGACTCAATGAAAAAGGCCTGACCACCCAGGTCGACGGTGGCTATCTGACCAGCCTGGGACTGGAAGCTGCACGCCACGCCCAGGCCCTGCTGACCATTCTCAACGTTTCCCGCAAGGCAGCCTGA
- the cyaY gene encoding iron donor protein CyaY, translating into MSLTEARFHDLVDATQQALEDIFDESDLDLDLENSAGVLTVKFENGSQLIFSRQEPLRQLWLAARSGGYHFDYDQEENRWVCDTSDELLSEMLPRITLEQAGVELEFDEI; encoded by the coding sequence ATGAGTTTGACCGAAGCGCGTTTTCACGATCTGGTCGATGCCACCCAGCAGGCCCTGGAGGACATCTTCGACGAGAGCGATCTGGACCTTGATCTGGAAAATTCGGCCGGCGTGCTGACCGTCAAGTTCGAAAATGGCTCGCAACTCATCTTCAGCCGTCAGGAACCCCTGCGTCAGCTGTGGCTGGCGGCGCGCTCAGGCGGTTATCACTTCGACTACGACCAGGAAGAAAATCGCTGGGTCTGTGATACCAGTGATGAACTGCTGAGCGAAATGCTGCCGCGCATCACTCTTGAGCAGGCGGGCGTCGAACTGGAATTCGACGAGATCTGA
- the sutA gene encoding transcriptional regulator SutA, with protein sequence MSDDDNDNDDLVDDLEGEDEGEELSAAPEDDAPDADDGGEVTAAPAKGKSKAAVSVDELPSIEAKQKDRDALARAMEEFLSRGGKVQEVEANVVADPPKKPDNKYGSRPI encoded by the coding sequence ATGAGCGACGACGACAACGATAACGATGATCTGGTAGACGACCTGGAAGGCGAGGACGAAGGCGAGGAGCTCAGCGCAGCGCCTGAAGACGACGCTCCTGATGCTGATGATGGCGGCGAAGTTACGGCCGCGCCTGCCAAAGGCAAGTCCAAGGCTGCAGTATCGGTCGATGAACTGCCCAGCATCGAGGCCAAACAAAAGGATCGCGACGCTCTGGCACGCGCCATGGAAGAGTTTCTCTCTCGTGGCGGCAAAGTGCAGGAAGTCGAGGCCAATGTGGTGGCCGACCCGCCCAAGAAGCCGGACAACAAGTACGGCAGCCGCCCTATCTGA
- a CDS encoding class I adenylate cyclase, whose translation MTHPFEIRPDLDQGIDRKVLSQLKDRFLSLNERRLARAMEGLSPRQQSVLTLLPLLFHVNHPLLPGYVSSNTPAGVSHYEPAAPVLAEAQRLTRSFSPKPRHGHVVQPIHGLFLMGSLGTLAQAEQSDMDVWVCHDSELTPEAIAELRKKCQALEAWAATQGAEAHFFLVDPQRFREGERETQLSSDDCGTTQHYLLLDEFYRTAIWLAGRIPLWWLVPTYEEARYEQYSHTLLSKRFIRADEVLDLGNMAHIPAGEFVGAGLWQLYKGIESPYKSVLKLLLIEVYASEYPHVQCLSLRYKQEVFAHRLDPDELDPYIVAYRRIEEHLLARNEPERLELVRHSLYLKVNKKLTGRQRSSGWQRQLLEQLTRQWGWSEQQLTLLDNRNHWKVRQVSHERRALVNELNYSYRFLTQFARTRQVANSINTRDMSVLGRRLYAAFERKAGKIEFINPGIAPDLAEDTLTLIHLPNPREPGKHQWSLYNGNLGVQEYENHAPIKRSRELIELLTWCHRNGVIDSTTRLALHPGSSDLSEIELFNLIGALQQSIPLPLPSVSDEQLLQPSEPAQILLLVNVGVDPLRHHRDLNILMTTERTDSLSYAGTRENLVLTLDQVTLNSWNETLVSRYEGPHALLDCLTELLGSLPDGATQPRIQVRCFCHNRAPAIAQRVEEIIDTARLLQARRLNHRYLFQVQQQYHVLALLPDQTTQVVVNSVAGLFTYLGEELPCYSPLYLDPHALDDQDLPLIMPYGQPECLQVFYRVIDRYADLYVLDEHNALWHQRLPWHDEQSLLMPLQRFFHSLIYRRGASLPLDNPHEPVSLEVLYYQILPSGSGHARSIEPRQAPTTADKPFYDVQAIIEEASPGQMNVSLYCNNREFTELEHGDQLYAVVARQILAQRQEPERYRCYITDLDLSGLLDDGHGQSILYLRHKARLEKLLNEAMDQA comes from the coding sequence ATGACGCACCCATTTGAAATTCGCCCCGACCTTGATCAGGGCATTGACCGCAAAGTCCTCAGCCAACTCAAAGACCGCTTTCTGAGCCTCAACGAGCGCCGTCTGGCACGCGCCATGGAAGGGCTCTCCCCGCGCCAGCAAAGCGTCCTGACCCTGCTGCCGCTGCTGTTTCACGTCAATCACCCGCTGTTGCCCGGTTATGTATCCAGCAATACGCCTGCCGGTGTGTCGCATTACGAGCCGGCGGCCCCGGTCCTGGCCGAAGCACAACGGCTGACCCGGTCTTTCTCGCCCAAGCCACGCCATGGTCATGTGGTGCAGCCAATCCACGGCCTGTTCCTGATGGGCAGCCTGGGGACGCTGGCACAGGCCGAGCAAAGCGATATGGACGTCTGGGTCTGCCACGACAGCGAACTGACACCCGAAGCCATTGCCGAGCTGCGCAAGAAATGCCAGGCACTGGAAGCCTGGGCCGCCACCCAAGGCGCCGAAGCGCATTTCTTTCTGGTCGACCCGCAACGCTTCCGCGAGGGTGAGCGCGAGACGCAACTGAGTTCAGACGATTGCGGCACCACCCAGCACTACCTGTTGCTCGACGAGTTCTACCGCACCGCCATCTGGCTTGCCGGGCGCATTCCACTGTGGTGGCTGGTGCCAACCTACGAAGAAGCCCGTTACGAGCAGTATTCGCACACCCTGCTGTCCAAGCGCTTCATCCGCGCCGATGAAGTGCTCGACCTGGGCAACATGGCTCACATTCCGGCGGGTGAGTTCGTCGGTGCCGGGCTCTGGCAGTTGTACAAGGGCATCGAGTCACCTTACAAATCGGTGCTCAAGCTCTTGCTGATCGAGGTCTATGCCAGCGAGTACCCGCATGTTCAGTGCCTGAGCCTGCGCTACAAGCAAGAGGTGTTCGCCCACCGCCTCGACCCGGACGAACTCGACCCCTACATCGTGGCGTACCGACGCATCGAAGAGCACCTGCTGGCCCGCAACGAGCCCGAGCGCCTGGAACTGGTGCGGCATAGCCTGTATTTGAAGGTCAACAAAAAGCTGACCGGCCGGCAGCGCAGCAGCGGCTGGCAACGCCAGTTGCTGGAACAACTGACCCGGCAATGGGGTTGGAGTGAACAGCAACTGACCCTGCTCGACAACCGTAACCACTGGAAAGTCCGGCAAGTCAGTCACGAACGTCGCGCGCTGGTCAACGAACTCAATTACAGCTACCGCTTCCTGACCCAGTTTGCCCGCACCCGGCAGGTCGCCAACTCGATCAATACCAGGGACATGAGCGTGCTGGGCCGTCGCCTGTATGCCGCTTTCGAGCGTAAAGCGGGCAAGATCGAGTTCATCAACCCCGGTATCGCTCCGGATCTGGCCGAGGACACCCTGACCCTGATCCACCTGCCCAACCCGCGTGAGCCGGGCAAACACCAGTGGAGCCTGTACAACGGCAACCTCGGCGTGCAGGAGTATGAAAACCATGCGCCGATCAAACGCAGCCGCGAGCTGATCGAGCTGCTGACCTGGTGTCATCGTAACGGCGTCATCGACAGCACCACGCGCCTGGCACTGCATCCCGGCAGCAGCGATCTGAGCGAGATTGAGCTTTTCAACCTGATCGGCGCCTTGCAGCAGAGCATCCCGCTACCGTTGCCGAGCGTCAGCGACGAGCAACTGTTGCAACCCAGCGAGCCTGCGCAAATTCTCTTGCTGGTCAATGTCGGGGTCGACCCACTGCGCCATCACCGCGACCTGAACATCCTGATGACCACTGAGCGTACCGACTCGCTGAGCTATGCCGGGACGCGCGAAAACCTGGTGCTGACCCTCGACCAGGTGACCCTCAATAGCTGGAACGAGACGCTGGTCAGCCGCTATGAGGGGCCGCACGCGCTGCTCGACTGCCTGACCGAATTGCTCGGCAGCCTGCCCGACGGCGCCACGCAGCCGCGCATCCAGGTGCGCTGCTTCTGCCATAACCGCGCACCGGCCATTGCCCAACGAGTCGAGGAAATCATCGATACCGCCCGCTTGTTGCAGGCCCGTCGCCTGAACCACCGCTACCTGTTCCAGGTCCAGCAGCAGTACCACGTTCTGGCCTTGCTGCCCGACCAGACAACCCAGGTGGTGGTCAACAGTGTGGCGGGGCTGTTCACCTATCTGGGCGAAGAACTGCCTTGCTACAGCCCGCTGTATCTGGACCCGCATGCCCTGGACGATCAAGACCTGCCGTTGATCATGCCCTACGGTCAGCCAGAATGCCTGCAGGTGTTCTATCGGGTTATCGACCGTTACGCCGACCTTTATGTGCTCGACGAGCACAACGCACTCTGGCATCAGCGCCTGCCATGGCACGACGAGCAAAGCCTGTTAATGCCCTTGCAGCGTTTCTTCCACTCACTCATTTACCGGCGCGGCGCCTCGCTGCCCCTGGATAATCCGCACGAGCCGGTGTCGCTTGAGGTGCTGTATTACCAGATCCTGCCTTCAGGCAGCGGCCATGCCCGCAGCATCGAACCGCGTCAGGCGCCGACCACAGCGGACAAGCCGTTCTATGACGTGCAGGCGATTATCGAAGAGGCTTCACCGGGGCAGATGAACGTCTCGCTGTACTGCAATAACCGGGAGTTCACCGAACTGGAGCATGGCGACCAGCTGTACGCCGTGGTCGCCCGGCAGATCCTTGCCCAGCGTCAGGAACCGGAGCGCTACCGCTGCTACATCACCGACCTGGACTTGTCAGGGCTGCTCGATGACGGCCACGGCCAGAGCATCCTTTACCTGCGCCACAAGGCGCGGCTGGAAAAGCTGCTGAATGAGGCGATGGATCAGGCCTGA
- the argH gene encoding argininosuccinate lyase produces the protein MSTDKTNQSWGGRFSEPVDAFVARFTASVNFDQRLYRHDIMGSVAHATMLAKVGVLSDAERDTIIDGLTTIQGEIEAGQFEWRVDLEDVHMNIEARLTDRIGITGKKLHTGRSRNDQVATDIRLWLRDEIDLILGEITRLQQGLLEQAEREADTIMPGFTHLQTAQPVTFGHHLLAWFEMLSRDHERLVDCRKRTNRMPLGSAALAGTTYPIDRELTCQLLGFEAVSGNSLDGVSDRDFAIEFCAAASLAMMHLSRFSEELVLWTSAQFQFIDLPDRFCTGSSIMPQKKNPDVPELVRGKSGRVFGALTGLLTLMKGQPLAYNKDNQEDKEPLFDAADTLRDSLRAFADMIPAIKPRHAIMREAALRGFSTATDLADYLVRRGLPFRDCHEIVGHAVKYGVETGKDLAEMSLDELRQFSDQIEQDVFAVLTLEGSVNARNHIGGTAPAQVRAAVARGQALLAAR, from the coding sequence ATGAGCACCGACAAGACCAACCAGTCCTGGGGCGGCCGTTTCAGTGAGCCCGTCGACGCGTTCGTCGCGCGATTCACCGCCTCCGTCAACTTTGACCAGCGCCTGTATCGTCATGACATCATGGGTTCTGTCGCCCATGCCACCATGCTGGCCAAGGTCGGCGTGTTGAGCGATGCCGAACGCGACACCATCATCGACGGCCTGACGACCATCCAGGGTGAAATCGAGGCTGGCCAGTTCGAATGGCGCGTCGACCTGGAAGACGTGCACATGAACATCGAAGCCCGCCTGACCGACCGCATCGGCATCACCGGCAAAAAGCTGCACACCGGGCGTAGCCGTAACGACCAGGTGGCCACTGACATCCGCCTGTGGCTGCGCGATGAAATCGACCTGATCCTCGGCGAAATCACCCGCCTGCAACAAGGCTTGCTGGAGCAGGCCGAGCGCGAAGCCGACACCATCATGCCCGGCTTCACGCACCTGCAGACCGCTCAGCCAGTGACCTTTGGCCACCATCTGCTGGCCTGGTTCGAGATGCTCAGCCGCGACCATGAGCGCCTGGTCGACTGCCGCAAGCGCACCAATCGCATGCCGCTGGGCAGCGCTGCGCTGGCGGGCACCACCTACCCGATCGACCGTGAGCTGACCTGCCAGTTGCTGGGTTTCGAAGCGGTCAGCGGCAACTCGCTGGACGGCGTGTCGGACCGCGATTTCGCTATCGAATTCTGCGCCGCCGCATCGCTGGCGATGATGCACCTGTCGCGCTTCTCGGAAGAGTTGGTGCTGTGGACCAGCGCCCAGTTCCAGTTCATTGACCTGCCGGATCGTTTCTGCACCGGCAGCTCGATCATGCCGCAGAAGAAAAACCCTGACGTACCTGAGCTGGTGCGCGGCAAGAGCGGCCGCGTGTTCGGCGCCCTGACCGGGCTGCTGACGTTGATGAAAGGCCAGCCACTGGCCTACAACAAGGACAACCAGGAAGACAAGGAACCGCTGTTCGACGCCGCCGACACCCTGCGCGACTCGCTGCGGGCGTTTGCCGACATGATCCCGGCGATCAAGCCGCGTCACGCCATCATGCGCGAAGCCGCGCTGCGCGGGTTCTCTACCGCCACCGACCTTGCCGACTATCTGGTGCGCCGCGGCCTGCCGTTTCGCGACTGCCACGAAATCGTCGGGCATGCCGTGAAGTACGGCGTCGAAACCGGCAAGGATCTGGCTGAAATGAGCCTGGACGAACTGCGCCAGTTCAGCGACCAGATCGAGCAGGACGTGTTCGCGGTACTGACCCTGGAAGGTTCGGTCAACGCCCGTAACCATATCGGCGGCACCGCACCGGCCCAGGTTCGCGCCGCCGTAGCCCGCGGCCAGGCGCTGCTGGCTGCACGCTGA
- the lptM gene encoding LPS translocon maturation chaperone LptM has product MKRLISSLAALVAVACLVTACGQKGPLYLPDDTKSADEQAKSHSHKHN; this is encoded by the coding sequence ATGAAGCGCCTGATCTCTTCGCTTGCTGCGCTCGTCGCGGTTGCCTGTCTTGTCACCGCCTGCGGCCAGAAAGGCCCGCTGTACCTGCCTGACGACACCAAGTCTGCCGACGAACAAGCCAAGTCGCACTCGCACAAGCACAACTAA
- a CDS encoding DUF1289 domain-containing protein encodes MTTGAAPRPPKPLYSNVSPAVASPCVSLCRLDEDKVCLGCFRHVEDIREWRSADDERRRQIRHAAEQRRLQAQA; translated from the coding sequence ATGACCACCGGCGCCGCTCCACGACCTCCCAAACCGCTGTACAGCAACGTCAGCCCGGCTGTTGCTTCGCCGTGCGTCAGCCTCTGCCGGCTGGATGAAGACAAGGTCTGCCTGGGCTGTTTCCGGCATGTGGAAGACATTCGCGAGTGGCGCTCGGCCGATGACGAGCGGCGCAGGCAGATCCGTCATGCCGCCGAGCAGCGCAGGCTGCAGGCTCAGGCCTGA
- the dapF gene encoding diaminopimelate epimerase, which yields MLLRFTKMHGLGNDFMVLDLVSQHAHIQPKHAKQWGDRHTGIGFDQLLIVEAPSNPDVDFRYRIFNSDGSEVEQCGNGARCFARFVLDKRLTAKRRIRVETKSGVIELDVRNDGQISVDMGPPRLVPEQIPFQAPQQASSYDLQVDGQTVQLAAISMGNPHAVLRVEDINKAPVHELGPKIEHHPRFPARVNVGFLHVVDRQRAQLRVWERGAGETQACGTGACAAAVAAISQGWMDSPVMIDLPGGRLSIEWAGPGQPVLMTGPAVRVYEGQVRL from the coding sequence ATGCTGCTGCGTTTTACCAAAATGCACGGGCTGGGCAATGACTTCATGGTTCTGGACCTGGTCAGTCAGCACGCGCACATCCAGCCCAAGCACGCCAAGCAATGGGGTGACCGGCATACCGGCATCGGCTTCGATCAACTGCTGATCGTCGAGGCACCGAGCAACCCGGACGTGGACTTTCGTTACCGGATCTTCAACTCCGATGGTTCCGAGGTCGAGCAGTGCGGCAACGGTGCGCGCTGCTTCGCGCGCTTCGTGCTGGACAAGCGCCTGACCGCCAAACGCAGGATCCGCGTCGAGACCAAGAGCGGGGTCATCGAGCTGGACGTCCGCAATGACGGCCAGATCAGCGTCGACATGGGCCCGCCACGGCTGGTTCCCGAGCAGATCCCGTTCCAGGCGCCGCAACAGGCCAGCAGTTATGATCTGCAGGTCGACGGCCAGACCGTGCAACTGGCGGCCATATCAATGGGCAACCCGCACGCGGTACTTCGCGTTGAAGACATCAACAAGGCCCCGGTGCATGAGCTGGGACCGAAGATCGAACACCACCCGCGCTTCCCGGCCAGGGTCAATGTTGGTTTCCTGCATGTCGTAGACCGCCAGCGCGCGCAGTTGCGCGTCTGGGAGCGTGGCGCCGGGGAAACCCAGGCCTGCGGTACCGGTGCCTGTGCAGCCGCCGTCGCAGCCATCAGTCAGGGCTGGATGGATTCGCCGGTCATGATTGATCTGCCCGGTGGCCGCCTGAGTATCGAATGGGCCGGGCCGGGCCAACCGGTGTTGATGACCGGGCCGGCGGTACGGGTCTACGAGGGTCAGGTTCGTCTATGA